Within the Manduca sexta isolate Smith_Timp_Sample1 chromosome 19, JHU_Msex_v1.0, whole genome shotgun sequence genome, the region AATTTTACACTCTTGACAATACTGTGTAAAAATCCAATATAGaatgtatcattataattttatttcctctGCATTTGTTAAGtcttaaaataacaaatcataGGCTATTTACTGTAATATAGGATaacagtatttaattataatacaatatttatataatactttactTAAATACAGAAATAGACCAGTAGTTTCAGACATAAGGGTTCTTAATTAGaaaaattattgcattttaagttataaatgcATTCAATggtgtaaaaattttaatgtcctTCAGGTGTCCTTGGTGGTCAAAACAGAGACATCTGTAAACATTATTCCTATTAGAGTATTTCTTTAATTCACTCTAAACTAAGCACTGTTTATTTTCACtataaaattcttatttcaGATGACTGTGACAATCAAAGGCAGTGGGGAAGAAGCACAACGTGTGAAAGCGTTCATGCACAACATCGGCAAAAACGAAATACGGAAACAACTGACAGAATACATCCGGAGTCTCAAGGAGGAGTTCTCGAAAGGCCTTATCCTTCCCAAAAAGGGAGAGGCTCAAGTGAAACCTGACAATGTTTCAATGATCACCAGTGGCTTTAATAAAAAGATCAGTATGGAGCCTGTGATGTCCCCACAGAATACGCAGATTGGTTGCAAGCTGGACACAAAGACGATAGAGATGTCAGAGAAGTTCCAGTGTCGCGCTCAGGAGTTCTATGACGCAATGACTCGAATAGAGATGGTCACTGCTTTCACACAGgtgattatgatttatttgtttagttgATAATATTAAGTCATTATTTctaagatttattaatttatctaagAGAAGGATCACAAAcaaatcatgttttatttataaattttgttgtgGTTATAATAGATACCTATAGATATGAGATACCACAAttctgaaattaattattactataaaagcACActtcattatttcaatatttattattaaaaaggtacaaagttatgtaatatttaaccatcttaTCGAGAACTTGTGATAGTTGTACTAAGAAAGGTTTATTGTCATCATTCCTTCCTATGTTATATAAGGCAATAATTTGGCTGTGCCTCTAGCATTAAAAAGTCCATGGGCGccagatgctgcttaccattaggtggaCCGCATGcttgtttgcctactaaggcaataaaaaaaataaaagaaacaaccaTCTAGACAATGCATTCTGCTTGACAGGGCCATGTTAAAATCGAAGCTGAAAAGGGCGGTAAATTCGCGTTCTTCGGTGGCAATGTGACAGGAGAGTTCAAGGAATTGGTGCCAGGCAAGAAGATTGTCCAATACTGGCGATACAAGCAATGGCCTGACCAACACTTCTCAGAAGTCACTTTCAATATTGAAGAGAAGGTGAGACATATGTACAGGCACTTATTATTTTAGCATAGCAATTGAGACCTTTGTGTACCAACAGGAAATGTGTATGGCAATGACATTATTATGGTTAGTCTATTAGTAGGATATGtgatttcattaataattagaGAAAGGTATCTGGTTTATGGCTCCAGTGCAGTCCAAATTTTGagttaatgaaaaaata harbors:
- the LOC115442052 gene encoding activator of 90 kDa heat shock protein ATPase homolog 1; protein product: MAKWGEGDPRWIVEERPDATNVNNWHWTEKNAGPWSKERLKELLNDLKIEQNGVECKIVEVDKIDGEASANNRKGKLIFFYEWDIKLKWEGVLAGGSEKVKGEVHILNLSEENDVSEVDMTVTIKGSGEEAQRVKAFMHNIGKNEIRKQLTEYIRSLKEEFSKGLILPKKGEAQVKPDNVSMITSGFNKKISMEPVMSPQNTQIGCKLDTKTIEMSEKFQCRAQEFYDAMTRIEMVTAFTQGHVKIEAEKGGKFAFFGGNVTGEFKELVPGKKIVQYWRYKQWPDQHFSEVTFNIEEKDDHTLVSLRQELVPAAEVEQTRDNWQRYYFDSIKRAFGFGAFL